In one Streptomyces venezuelae genomic region, the following are encoded:
- a CDS encoding transporter substrate-binding domain-containing protein, whose translation MKRAAALSALVCLLAVTAAAPAAPSSHDEARRPDGHQGTHGTLLDSVPKKGVLKVCTTGDYAPFTKLDPADGTYSGIDIDMARDLAKSLDAKPKFVATTWANLTKDVASRRCDIGVGGVSITLPRARQVSFGEPTREDGKTPVVRCADKGEFGAGTLADIDKPGTTVIVNPGGTNEEFARAHIKKATIKLHPENTTIFQEIIDGRADVMMTDASETLYQSKIHPELCSLHPDKPFTFSEKAYATPRGDDEFKEYVDQFVHLAKHDGTYAKYEAEWMK comes from the coding sequence GTGAAGCGTGCTGCCGCTCTGTCCGCCCTGGTCTGCCTGCTGGCCGTCACCGCGGCGGCACCCGCCGCGCCCTCCTCGCACGACGAGGCCCGACGGCCGGACGGGCATCAGGGCACCCATGGAACCCTCCTCGACTCCGTCCCGAAGAAGGGCGTACTGAAGGTCTGCACGACCGGCGACTACGCCCCGTTCACGAAGCTCGACCCCGCCGACGGCACGTACAGCGGCATCGACATCGACATGGCACGGGACCTGGCGAAAAGCCTCGACGCGAAGCCGAAGTTCGTGGCGACGACCTGGGCGAACCTGACGAAGGACGTGGCGTCCAGGCGCTGCGACATCGGTGTCGGCGGCGTCTCGATCACCCTGCCGCGCGCCCGGCAGGTCTCCTTCGGCGAGCCGACACGCGAGGACGGAAAGACGCCCGTCGTGCGCTGCGCGGACAAGGGCGAGTTCGGCGCGGGCACCCTCGCGGACATCGACAAGCCGGGCACGACCGTGATCGTCAATCCCGGCGGCACGAACGAGGAGTTCGCCCGCGCGCACATCAAGAAGGCGACGATCAAGCTGCACCCGGAGAACACCACGATCTTCCAGGAGATCATCGACGGGCGGGCGGACGTGATGATGACGGACGCGAGCGAGACGCTCTACCAGTCGAAGATCCACCCCGAACTGTGCTCCCTCCACCCCGACAAGCCCTTCACCTTCTCCGAGAAGGCGTACGCGACACCGCGCGGCGACGACGAGTTCAAGGAGTACGTCGACCAGTTCGTGCACCTGGCGAAGCACGACGGGACGTACGCGAAGTACGAGGCGGAGTGGATGAAGTGA
- a CDS encoding M81 family metallopeptidase, translating into MTPSAHPRRLRIGIGGIGIESSTFCPHRSTTDDFRQTRGQDLLDRYTWTRADSDLADTVEWVPLLHATSLPGGPVEAESYLILKDELVTRIREAGPLDGLVYDIHGAMSVIGLTDAEADLTEAVRAALDSVGTPDGTGRPMISTAMDLHGNVSRRFAEPVDLLTAHRLAPHEDAWETRERAARNLVRCLTEGVRPHRAWVQVPVLLPGEKTSTRLEPAKSLYASLAEIEKLPGILDAAMWVGYAWADEPRCRAAIVVTGEDAERAASEAEKLARRYWDARRDFVFVGPTGSAEECVEKAVASDARPFLISDSGDNPTAGGAGDLAYMLARLLDNDDIRSGRVTAVHPGITDPVAVARCFDAGVGAEVTLSVGGKVDAQHGGPYELTGTVVALQRAADQQDRAEGGAYDRGVDMAAVRHGGLTVILVERRKPFHTLADFMGPADGGLGIDPRTYDLVVVKIGYLEPELHDMAADWLLALTPGGVDQDLLRLGHHRVERPLYPFDEDAYDSGAPDLTPVGLDSLAPHAPSAL; encoded by the coding sequence ATGACCCCCTCCGCACACCCCCGCCGCCTGCGCATCGGCATCGGCGGCATCGGCATCGAGTCGTCCACGTTCTGCCCCCACCGCTCCACCACCGACGACTTCCGCCAGACCCGCGGCCAGGACCTCCTCGACCGCTACACCTGGACGCGGGCCGACTCCGACCTCGCCGACACCGTCGAATGGGTGCCCCTCCTGCACGCGACCTCGCTGCCCGGCGGCCCGGTGGAAGCGGAGTCATACCTCATCCTCAAGGACGAACTCGTCACCCGCATCAGGGAAGCAGGCCCCCTCGACGGCCTGGTCTACGACATCCACGGCGCCATGAGCGTCATCGGCCTCACCGACGCCGAGGCCGACCTCACCGAAGCGGTACGCGCCGCACTCGACTCCGTGGGCACCCCGGACGGCACGGGACGCCCGATGATCTCGACCGCCATGGACCTGCACGGCAACGTCTCGCGCCGCTTCGCCGAACCCGTCGACCTGCTCACCGCCCACCGCCTCGCCCCGCACGAGGACGCGTGGGAGACCCGCGAACGCGCGGCCCGCAACCTGGTGCGCTGCCTGACGGAGGGCGTGCGTCCGCACCGCGCCTGGGTCCAGGTTCCCGTGCTCCTGCCCGGCGAGAAGACCAGCACCCGCCTGGAGCCCGCCAAGTCCCTCTACGCATCCCTCGCCGAGATCGAGAAGCTCCCCGGCATCCTCGACGCCGCGATGTGGGTCGGCTACGCCTGGGCCGACGAACCGCGCTGCCGGGCCGCCATCGTCGTCACCGGCGAAGACGCCGAACGCGCCGCCTCGGAAGCGGAGAAGCTCGCACGCCGCTACTGGGACGCACGCCGCGACTTCGTCTTCGTCGGCCCCACGGGCTCCGCCGAGGAGTGCGTCGAGAAGGCGGTGGCATCGGACGCGCGGCCCTTCCTCATCAGCGACTCCGGCGACAACCCCACGGCCGGCGGCGCGGGCGACCTCGCATACATGCTGGCCAGGCTGCTCGACAACGACGACATCCGCTCGGGCAGGGTCACCGCGGTCCACCCCGGCATCACCGACCCGGTGGCCGTCGCCCGCTGCTTCGACGCGGGCGTGGGCGCGGAGGTCACGCTGAGCGTCGGCGGCAAGGTCGACGCGCAGCACGGCGGACCGTACGAACTCACCGGCACGGTCGTCGCGTTGCAGCGCGCCGCCGACCAGCAGGACCGGGCGGAGGGCGGAGCCTACGACCGCGGCGTCGACATGGCGGCCGTGCGCCACGGCGGCCTCACCGTGATCCTCGTCGAGCGCCGCAAGCCGTTCCACACGCTCGCCGACTTCATGGGCCCGGCGGACGGCGGTCTCGGCATCGACCCCCGCACGTACGACCTCGTCGTCGTGAAGATCGGCTACCTGGAGCCCGAGCTCCACGACATGGCCGCCGACTGGCTCCTCGCGCTCACGCCGGGAGGCGTCGACCAGGATCTGCTGCGGCTCGGCCACCACCGGGTGGAGCGCCCTCTGTACCCGTTCGACGAGGACGCTTATGACAGTGGGGCGCCCGACCTGACACCGGTCGGACTCGACTCGCTCGCCCCCCATGCCCCGTCCGCACTGTGA